GTATGGGTGTAGTCACATTTCACTATTTAATTGAGCTAATTGATCACCTGATGCGAGAAAAATTCATCGGTGCAATTGGTGTTTGGAGTGAGTGGACTTTCGCCTGTATTCCCATTTTGGGTGGGTTAATTGTGGGATTGATGCGTTGGTATGCTCAAGACTTTGGCCCTGGACTTTCATCGATGATTGCGGCCTCTCAGGGAACAGAACTCAAACAACAATTACGACCAGTCACAAAAATGTTAGCTGCATCTGTTTCCTTGGGAAGTGGTGCTTCCTTGGGGACAGAAGGGCCAAGTGTAGAAATTGGGGCAAATTTTGGAATGCTGTTGTCCGTAATTCTCAAAGTATCTCAAGAGCGACAACGGTTACTTTTAGGTGCTGGTGCGGCGGCTGGGTTAGCGGCGGGATTTAACGCGCCCATTGCTGGAGTATTTTTTGCTCTAGAAGTAGTCATGGGCGCAACATCTTTTGCTACTTCTGCCGTGAGTGTGGTATTGCTAGCCGCAGTCGTAGCAGCATTAATTGCTCAAATTGGCTTGGGCGCACAACCTGCTTTTGATTTACCTGTTTACCAAGTCCGCAGTCTTTTAGAATTACCGCTTTATCTGGGGTTAGGTTTAGGTGCAAGTTTAGTTTCTCTGACTTATACAAGCACAATTCGTTTAGCAAAAGCTGGCTTTGCTGGGTTAGTTTCTGGTTTTGGCTTATTAGGGAGCATTCCTCAACCCGTTCATCCCTTGATTGGCGGCGTAATTCTCGGCGCAGTCGCTTTACAATTTCCCCAAATTTTAGGCATTGGTTACGAAACTGTGGAAGCCATGCTTCAGGATGTAGAGTTTTCTCTGCATCTATTAATTATATTGTTAGTGCTGAAATTATTGATGACCGCAATCAGTACCGCTAGTGGTTTTGTTGGTGGTTTATTTGCACCAGCCATGTTTCTCGGTGCTTCTTTTGGAGCTGCTTACGCTCAAATCATTACCCTGTTATTTCCGGCAATTGGTGAGGTGATGGCGGCTCCCCCAGCCTATGCAATGGTAGGGATGGCAGCAGTTTTAGCGGCCAGTGTCAGAGCGCCATTAACAGCTATTTTGATGTTATTTGAATTAACCCGTGACTACCGCATTGTTTTACCTTTAATGGCAGCAGTCGGTTTAAGTGTCTGGATAACAGAACAGTTTCAGCCAAATTTTAACTCTAATTCTAATCTGCAACAAATTGGTCTTTCTGAGTTGAAAGACGAACAGGCGGAAATTGTCCAGCAAATTTTGGTAGAAGATGCTATGGTGATTAGCCCCAAAAAGTTGCCCGCAACCTTGGGAGTGTTAGAAGCAGCTCTAGAAATGATCAGCTCGCGCTGTCGTAGTGCTTTAGTAATTGATGAAGCAGAGCAATTAGTTGGTATCCTATCTCTAGAAGACATTAATCGTGTTTTGCGTCTTTCTCAAAATCACTCGCCTTCTTCCAGTGAAATTCCCAGTAATTTAGCTAATCAAACTCTGATTGATATTTGTACCACTGAAATTATCTATGCTTGGCAAGATGAACTGTTGTCTGAAGCTTTAGATCGCATGACTCTTCGAGGTTTGCACCAGTTACCTGTGGTAGCACGAGATAATTCTGAGTACATTTTAGGCTTAATAGAACGAGAGCAAGTTAAATTAATATGCAGCTTGGCTGTCACGCAGAAAGCACTACAGGAATTGAGTCATTAGTCATTAGTCATTAGTCATTGGTCATTGGTCATTAGCCCTTCGGCTACGCTCAGGGTAAATAATTGGTCATTGGTAATTAGCCAATGGTCAGTGGCCAGTGGAAAAATTAAGAACTGACAACTGACAACTGACAACTGACAACTTTTTACGCTGAAGCCTCTATGGCTTCCATACCTTCCTTCTCAGCTTCGTCTACCTGTTTCAGACGAATATGTTTTTTCCCTAGAGTGATGAAAAATTCATCTCCTGGTTTGAGATTCATCTGTTTTGTATAAGCTGAACCTATGAGTAAATTACCGTTTGATTGCACGCTAATTCTATAGCTAGCACTGCGCCCGCCACGTCCATTAGCACTGGGTGAACTGTCTAACTGAATGCCTTCAGCATCAATGAGGGCATTCAAAAATTTCATCATATTCACACGCTCTATACCATTTTTGGTAACGGTATAATAGCCGCACTGCTTGGCTTTATCTTCTTTGCTAAGGCTCTCTAGCTCTTTAACTTTTTTCAGCAGTTCTTCACCCTGTAGTGGGTCTATTTTTTTCAGTTTAGGCATCAACTTAGGTCGAAAATGAATGGTTGAAGTAGTTGAATCGATTTGAGTTTAGCTGACTTTGAGCTAGTAGGAACGGAATCCTTTAGTTTTTATCTCAGCTTTGCCAAGTATATTACACTCTCATGTGAAATTGTTACACAATTATCAATATTGTCAAGGCAATCTATTCTCTATAATGTTCATAACTATATCTAATTTGTGATCACTGCTAGACTATATTTGTTGAACTTTCCTCAAGCCCTGCACAAAACTTGTATACTTGGTAAGCTTGATAATGAGAAGACAAGATGATCAGCAAAACTGATCCTTTAATCATTACCATTAGTAATTATTCACTGGTAACAGGTAACAACAAAACGACTGACAACTGATAAATAAACAAAACTTGCCAGCATGAAACTAACTACCAGAGGACATTACAGTGTAAAGGCATTGCTAGATTTAAGTTTACAGCCAGGTTATGGCCCCGCATCAGTCAGATCGATCGCACTTCGCCAAGATATCCCCGCCCCTTACCTGGAAAAGTTACTAATAGAAATGCGTCGGGCTGGATTAGTAACATCAATTCGGGGTAGCATTGGCGGATACCAACTAGCATTAAAGCCGGCACAAATTTCTATAGGTCAAATTTTAGAAGCCGTCGGCGAAACTATTACTCGTTTACCCCATCACACCCCAACACCAGCCCAAACTGAAGATTGGGTAACATTCACTCTTTGGCAAAGACTCAACCAAAAACTCAAAGAAGCTTTATACAGTATTACTCTGGCTGACCTCTATTATGATGCTCGTAGTTGGCAAGCTTCTCTGGGAGAAGAAGCTAGTTTTGTTGTTTAGTCATTAGTCATACAATTTTGGATTTTGGATTTTGGATTTTGGATTCCGATTGACCCACAGATCAATCTAGGGACTTAAGAATTTTAAATTTTCGCTTTCACATAAAAGACAAATGACATCATCTGTGGTTTTGATTTTTGCTGCACTATTAGATTACTTTATTGGTGATCCTTGGGGTTGGCCTCATCCAGTGCAAGTTATGGGCTGGGTAATTTCTCGCTTGAATAAATTTTCTATTCAAGTTTGTCAGAGTTCTATCACACAACGCATAGCGGGAATTATCTTAGGCATAACCTTAATATTTGGTAGCGGCTGTGTAGGTTGGTTAATTATTCAAATTGCTAAAGGACTGCATCCATTGTGGGGAATTGTCTTAGAAAGCATTCTTTTAGCTAGTTGTTTTGCTTTGCAAAGTCTCCGCACAGCTGCGGAAGCTGTGTTAAAACCATTAACAGCCGGAGATTTAGCATCAGCGCGTCATATTTTAAGTAATTATGTCGGTCGAGATACACAAAAACTCTCAGAACCAGAAATTTTGCGAGCTGTGTTAGAAACTGTGACAGAAAATGCTACTGATGGCGTTATGGCTCCACTTTTTTATGCAATTGTGGGTGCTTGTCTACCGGGTGTGGGTTTAATTCCTCTGGCTTTAGCATACAAAGCTAGTAGTACCCTGGATTCAATGGTCGGTTATAAACAAGCGCCCTATACTTATTTAGGGTGGTTTAGTGCTAGGTTTGAAGACTATTTAACTTGGTTACCTTGTCGCTTAACGGTGATTACCTTAGCATTGTTATCAGGTAAACCCCGATATGTTTGGCGAATGTGTTGCCGAGATGCAGTTAAAGATCCCAGTCCTAACTCAGGCTGGAGTGAGTGTGCTTATGCGGCTATTCTGGGTGTACAAATGGGAGGAACAAATTGGTATGGCGGAGTACCTAAACCAAAACCACTACTAGGAGATGCCATTCATCCCATTACGCCAACTGCGATTCAAACTGCTTTATTACTAACTAGATATGCTTTTTTATTGTGGTTAGCGATCGCGATCGCTTTATTATTCATACTAAACCGATCAATATAGAGCATGGGACATTGGGACATATTTACTTTACTTTTCCATTCCCTTGTACAGACCCGATTCATGGACTCTCTAACCATTCCCCCATCTAAACTATGTCTGCCAAAGTAGTTGAAATTCTTTCCTCAGAAGACCTGCGTCGAACCTTAACCCGCCTAGCCTCTCAAATTGTGGAAAAGTCCCGTGATTTATCCCAATTGGTACTCATCGGTATTTATACGAGAGGGGCGCTATTAGCAGAATTATTGGCACGTCAAATTGAGACACTCGAAGGTGTCAACGTCGCAGTGGGAGCATTAGATATTACATTTTATCGCGATGATCTTGACAAAATTGGCTTAAGAACTCCAGCCAAAACCAAAATCCCTTTTGACCTCACAGGGAAAACAGTTGTCCTCGTAGATGACGTAATATTCAAAGGTCGGACAGTTCGCGCGGCTTTGAATGCCGTTACTGAGTATGGTAGACCAGAAGTCATTCGTTTAGCCGTTTTAGTAGACAGGGGACATCGCGAAGTCCCCATTCACCCAGATTTCATTGGTAAGCAACTACCTACCGCTCAAGAAGAAATAGTCAAAGTTTACTTACAAGATTGGGATGGTAAAGATGCAGTGGAATTGATGGGAGCTATCCTAAGTTGACAATTAAATAAACATACTTATACACTTATAGACAAATATCTAAGTGTATTTATGTTTAAACCACATGAATTTGCCGAGAAAATTGGAGTTTCTGTTAAAACACTACAAAGATGGGACAATTCTGGAAAATTACCAGCAAAAAGAACACCATCGGGGCATCGGTTTTATACAGAGAACGACTTATTGATTATTCAGGGATTAAAACCCACAGAGCAACATCGTAAAAATATCGTTTATTGTCGCGTTTCTTCTAATGGACAGAAACCGGAATTGAGGAATCAAATCACCGCTATGGAAACATTTTGTTTAAATAGGGGTTTAGCTGTTGACGAATGGGTATCGGAAATTGGCGGAGGCTTGAACTTTAAAAGAAAGAAGTTCTTATCAATTATGATGTCTATGCTTCAAGGCGAAATCGCAATTATTGTCAT
The window above is part of the Nodularia spumigena CCY9414 genome. Proteins encoded here:
- a CDS encoding chloride channel protein; this translates as MTLLPKSELRKVTEQPIFPKPSTRLTQLINRFQLSPETVVLFLALLIGGGTGMGVVTFHYLIELIDHLMREKFIGAIGVWSEWTFACIPILGGLIVGLMRWYAQDFGPGLSSMIAASQGTELKQQLRPVTKMLAASVSLGSGASLGTEGPSVEIGANFGMLLSVILKVSQERQRLLLGAGAAAGLAAGFNAPIAGVFFALEVVMGATSFATSAVSVVLLAAVVAALIAQIGLGAQPAFDLPVYQVRSLLELPLYLGLGLGASLVSLTYTSTIRLAKAGFAGLVSGFGLLGSIPQPVHPLIGGVILGAVALQFPQILGIGYETVEAMLQDVEFSLHLLIILLVLKLLMTAISTASGFVGGLFAPAMFLGASFGAAYAQIITLLFPAIGEVMAAPPAYAMVGMAAVLAASVRAPLTAILMLFELTRDYRIVLPLMAAVGLSVWITEQFQPNFNSNSNLQQIGLSELKDEQAEIVQQILVEDAMVISPKKLPATLGVLEAALEMISSRCRSALVIDEAEQLVGILSLEDINRVLRLSQNHSPSSSEIPSNLANQTLIDICTTEIIYAWQDELLSEALDRMTLRGLHQLPVVARDNSEYILGLIEREQVKLICSLAVTQKALQELSH
- a CDS encoding AbrB family transcriptional regulator; translated protein: MPKLKKIDPLQGEELLKKVKELESLSKEDKAKQCGYYTVTKNGIERVNMMKFLNALIDAEGIQLDSSPSANGRGGRSASYRISVQSNGNLLIGSAYTKQMNLKPGDEFFITLGKKHIRLKQVDEAEKEGMEAIEASA
- a CDS encoding Rrf2 family transcriptional regulator: MKLTTRGHYSVKALLDLSLQPGYGPASVRSIALRQDIPAPYLEKLLIEMRRAGLVTSIRGSIGGYQLALKPAQISIGQILEAVGETITRLPHHTPTPAQTEDWVTFTLWQRLNQKLKEALYSITLADLYYDARSWQASLGEEASFVV
- the cbiB gene encoding adenosylcobinamide-phosphate synthase CbiB produces the protein MTSSVVLIFAALLDYFIGDPWGWPHPVQVMGWVISRLNKFSIQVCQSSITQRIAGIILGITLIFGSGCVGWLIIQIAKGLHPLWGIVLESILLASCFALQSLRTAAEAVLKPLTAGDLASARHILSNYVGRDTQKLSEPEILRAVLETVTENATDGVMAPLFYAIVGACLPGVGLIPLALAYKASSTLDSMVGYKQAPYTYLGWFSARFEDYLTWLPCRLTVITLALLSGKPRYVWRMCCRDAVKDPSPNSGWSECAYAAILGVQMGGTNWYGGVPKPKPLLGDAIHPITPTAIQTALLLTRYAFLLWLAIAIALLFILNRSI
- the pyrR gene encoding bifunctional pyr operon transcriptional regulator/uracil phosphoribosyltransferase PyrR produces the protein MSAKVVEILSSEDLRRTLTRLASQIVEKSRDLSQLVLIGIYTRGALLAELLARQIETLEGVNVAVGALDITFYRDDLDKIGLRTPAKTKIPFDLTGKTVVLVDDVIFKGRTVRAALNAVTEYGRPEVIRLAVLVDRGHREVPIHPDFIGKQLPTAQEEIVKVYLQDWDGKDAVELMGAILS
- a CDS encoding IS607 family transposase, translating into MFKPHEFAEKIGVSVKTLQRWDNSGKLPAKRTPSGHRFYTENDLLIIQGLKPTEQHRKNIVYCRVSSNGQKPELRNQITAMETFCLNRGLAVDEWVSEIGGGLNFKRKKFLSIMMSMLQGEIAIIVIAHKDRMCRFAFEFIQELSNSVNCEIIVANQESLSPQQELVEDLMAIIHYFSCRLYGLRNYSKEIKTNLKNAIDKPVHDMAELDKQEIQC